Proteins from a genomic interval of Salmo salar chromosome ssa14, Ssal_v3.1, whole genome shotgun sequence:
- the LOC106568669 gene encoding ATP-binding cassette sub-family F member 2 has translation MPSDLAKKKAQKKKEAAKSRQKTKKTEDGEGEKPDEGQENGAISNGVESLTKEMDEFELKKTEARAVTGVLASHPNSTDVHVTSMSLTFHGQELLQDTSLELNSGRRYGLIGLNGTGKSMLLAAIGHREVPIPEHIDIYHLTREMSPSEKTALQCVMEVDAERIHLEKEAERLASEDSECEKLMELYERLEELDADKAEVRASQILHGLGFTAAMQQKKLKDFSGGWRMRVALARALFLKPFMLLLDEPTNHLDLDACVWLEEELSQFKRILVLISHSQDFLNGVCTNIMHLHERKLKYYTGNYDQYIKTREELEENQMKRFNWEQDQIKHMKNYIARFGHGSAKLARQAQSKEKTLQKMVASGLTESVKNDQTLSFCFPPCGKIPPPVIMVQNVSFKYSDDQPHIYKNLEFGIDLDTRVALVGPNGAGKSTLLKLLMGELLPTDGMIRKNSHVKIGRYHQHLTEQLELDLSPLDYMMKCYPEIKEREEMRKIIGRYGLTGKQQVNPIRNLSDGQKCRVCFAWLAGQNAHMLFLDEPTNHLDIETIDALADAINEYEGGMMLVSHDFRLIQQVAQEIWVCEKQTITKWNRDILAYKDHLKKKIDKNSHGV, from the exons ATGCCTTCAGACCTGGCCAAGAAGAAGGCGCAGAAGAAGAAGGAAGCCGCCAAATCCCGCcagaagacaaaaaaaacagaggatggagagggagagaaaccagatGAAGGTCAGGAGAATGGAGCCATAAGCAACG GTGTGGAAAGCCTGACCAAGGAGATGGATGAGTTTGAGCTGAAGAAGACTGAGGCGCGGGCGGTGACTGGCGTGCTGGCTTCGCACCCCAACAGCACAGATGTGCACGTCACCAGCATGTCGCTCACCTTCCATGGACAGGAGCTGCTGCAGGACACCAGCTTGGAGCTCAACTCGGGCCGCCGCTACGGCCTCATTGGCCTCAATGGCACCG GTAAATCCATGTTGCTGGCAGCCATTGGCCACCGTGAGGTACCTATCCCAGAGCACATTGACATCTACCACCTGACCCGTGAGATGTCTCCCAGTGAGAAGACGGCCTTGCAGTGTGTCATGGAGGTGGATGCGGAAAGGATCCATCTGGAGAAGGAGGCAGAGCGCCTGGCATCCGAGGACT CCGAGTGTGAGAAGCTGATGGAGCTTTATGAGCGCCTGGAGGAGCTGGACGCAGATAAGGCTGAGGTGCGGGCCTCCCAGATCCTCCACGGCCTGGGCTTTACCGCCGCCATGCAGCAGAAGAAGCTTAAGGACTTCAGCGGCGGCTGGAGGATGCGCGTCGCTCTGGCCAG GGCCCTGTTCTTGAAGCCGTTCATGTTGCTGCTGGATGAGCCCACCAACCACTTGGACCTGGATGCCTGTGTGTGGCTGGAGGAAGAGCTTAGCCA ATTCAAACGTATTCTGGTCCTGATCTCCCATTCGCAAGATTTCCTCAACGGCGTGTGCACCAACATCATGCACTTGCACGAGCGCAAGCTGAAATACTACACG GGCAACTACGACCAGTACATTAAGACCAGGGAGGAGTTGGAAGAGAACCAGATGAAGCGGTTCAATTGGGAGCAGGACCAGATCAAACACATGAAG AACTACATAGCCCGGTTTGGGCACGGCTCAGCCAAGCTGGCTCGCCAAGCCCAGAGTAAAGAGAAAACTCTGCAGAAGATGGTGGCCTCGGGCCTGACTGAGAGTGTTAAGAATGACCAA aCCCTGTCATTTTGTTTTCCTCCCTGTGGGAAGATTCCCCCTCCTGTCATCATGGTCCAAAATGTCAGCTTCAAGTACTCTGATGACCAG CCCCATATATACAAGAACCTTGAGTTCGGTATCGACCTCGACACCAGAGTGGCCCTTGTGGGGCCCAACGGGGCCGGGAAGTCCACCCTGCTTAAACTCCTCATGGGAGAG ctcctccccaCTGACGGTATGATCCGCAAGAACTCCCACGTCAAGATTGGCAGATATCACCAG CATCTAACAGAGCAGCTGGAACTCGACCTCTCCCCCCTGGATTACATGATGAAGTGTTACCCAGAGatcaaggagagggaggagatgaggaagaTCATTGGCCGCTATGGGCTGACAGGCAAACAGCAG GTGAACCCCATTAGAAACTTGTCTGACGGGCAGAAGTGCCGGGTGTGCTTTGCCTGGCTGGCCGGGCAGAACGCCCACATGCTCTTCTTGGACGAGCCCACCAATCACTTAGATATCGAGACCATCGATGCCCTGGCCGACGCCATCAACGAGTACGAGGGCGGCATGATGCTGGTTAGCCATGACTTCAGGCTCATCCAGCAG GTGGCCCAGGAGATCTGGGTGTGCGAAAAGCAAACCATCACCAAATGGAACCGGGACATCTTGGCTTACAAAGACCATTTGAAAAAGAAGATAGACAAAAATTCTCATGGTGTATAG
- the LOC106568670 gene encoding phakinin-like isoform X2: protein MPLPRRRSSFLGQPSAAERPGSASTRTSTAGITTAPRGVFVGTAPMGGTSLGTRVSRRALGISSVFLQGLRSTAVPVMPHGAGAGGRQHPGGAESLNGCLMEYRDKVHALELLNQQLEEQIRHYLDRKAFSAGAWGPLRQDWEDVYRQVSESILDNARLMLQTENVQANAEDFKDRYENEQPFRKAVEEEISSLYKVIDDANLTKSDLESQMDSMRAELRDLARNHEEDVRVLYKQMAGREVDEPDSPIETNLDQILAYIRSHWERVIEKNRAETDAYLEHKEEGVSSKLSHEEEELESLKTEYNDAGCKIQSLQAETESIRALKRGLENSLNDAKHWHDIELQNLGSVIGKLESELGDVRGDIEQQRRDYETLLGNKMRLELEIGTYHGILDGEESRYHPSMCTGASEPEGGQTPLPPHSEPHGGPAPQGSNTSSY from the exons ATGCCTCTGCCAAGACGTCGATCCTCCTTCTTGGGCCAGCCCTCCGCTGCAGAGCGCCCGGGTAGCGCCAGCACCAGGACTAGCACCGCGGGCATCACCACAGCCCCCCGGGGCGTCTTTGTGGGGACAGCCCCAATGGGCGGCACCAGCCTGGGCACGCGCGTGTCGCGGCGTGCCCTGGGCATCAGTAGTGTGTTCCTGCAGGGGCTGAGGAGCACGGCCGTGCCTGTTATGCCGCATGGGGCTGGGGCTGGTGGCAGGCAGCACCCCGGGGGTGCTGAGAGCCTTAACGGCTGCCTGATGGAGTACAGGGACAAGGTGCACGCCCTGGAGCTGCTCAACCAGCAGCTGGAGGAGCAGATCAGACACTACCTGGATCGTAAGGCGTTCAGCGCCGGAGCCTGGGGTCCCCTCAGACAGGACTGGGAGGACGTCTACAGGCAG GTTAGTGAGTCCATCCTTGACAATGCCAGGCTAATGCTGCAGACAGAGAATGTGCAGGCCAACGCTGAGGACTTCAAGGACCG GTATGAGAATGAGCAGCCCTTCAGGAAAGCGGTGGAGGAGGAGATCAGCTCTCTGTACAAGGTGATTGACGACGCCAACCTGACCAAGTCAGACCTGGAGAGCCAGATGGACAGCATGAGGGCTGAGCTCCGAGACCTGGCCCGCAACCACGAGGAG GACGTGAGGGTGCTCTACAAACAGATGGCAGGCCGTGAGGTGGATGAGCCGGACTCTCCCATTGAGACCAATCTGGACCAGATACTGGCCTACATCCGCTCCCACTGGGAAAGAGTCATCGAGAAGAACCGTGCCGAGACCGATGCTTACCTGGAACACAAG gAGGAGGGTGTGAGCAGTAAGCTGAGtcatgaggaggaggagctggagagtcTGAAGACGGAGTATAACGACGCTGGTTGTAAAATCCAGAGTCTGCAGGCCGAAACTGAGTCCATCAGAGCACTG AAGCGCGGTCTGGAGAACTCCCTGAACGACGCCAAGCATTGGCATGACATCGAGCTGCAGAACCTGGGATCCGTCATTGGCAAGCTGGAGTCAGAGCTGGGCGATGTCCGCGGCGACATTGAACAGCAACGCCGTGACTATGAGACGTTGCTAGGTAACAAAATGCGCTTGGAGCTGGAGATCGGCACCTACCACGGCATCTTGGATGGGGAGGAGAGCCGCTACCACCCCTCGAT GTGCACAGGTGCATCAGAGCCTGAGGGGGGACAAACTCCCCTTCCTCCCCATTCGGAGCCCCATGGCGGCCCAGCACCTCAAG GTTCCAACACATCTAGTTACTAG
- the LOC106568670 gene encoding phakinin-like isoform X1 — MPLPRRRSSFLGQPSAAERPGSASTRTSTAGITTAPRGVFVGTAPMGGTSLGTRVSRRALGISSVFLQGLRSTAVPVMPHGAGAGGRQHPGGAESLNGCLMEYRDKVHALELLNQQLEEQIRHYLDRKAFSAGAWGPLRQDWEDVYRQVSESILDNARLMLQTENVQANAEDFKDRYENEQPFRKAVEEEISSLYKVIDDANLTKSDLESQMDSMRAELRDLARNHEEDVRVLYKQMAGREVDEPDSPIETNLDQILAYIRSHWERVIEKNRAETDAYLEHKQEEGVSSKLSHEEEELESLKTEYNDAGCKIQSLQAETESIRALKRGLENSLNDAKHWHDIELQNLGSVIGKLESELGDVRGDIEQQRRDYETLLGNKMRLELEIGTYHGILDGEESRYHPSMCTGASEPEGGQTPLPPHSEPHGGPAPQGSNTSSY; from the exons ATGCCTCTGCCAAGACGTCGATCCTCCTTCTTGGGCCAGCCCTCCGCTGCAGAGCGCCCGGGTAGCGCCAGCACCAGGACTAGCACCGCGGGCATCACCACAGCCCCCCGGGGCGTCTTTGTGGGGACAGCCCCAATGGGCGGCACCAGCCTGGGCACGCGCGTGTCGCGGCGTGCCCTGGGCATCAGTAGTGTGTTCCTGCAGGGGCTGAGGAGCACGGCCGTGCCTGTTATGCCGCATGGGGCTGGGGCTGGTGGCAGGCAGCACCCCGGGGGTGCTGAGAGCCTTAACGGCTGCCTGATGGAGTACAGGGACAAGGTGCACGCCCTGGAGCTGCTCAACCAGCAGCTGGAGGAGCAGATCAGACACTACCTGGATCGTAAGGCGTTCAGCGCCGGAGCCTGGGGTCCCCTCAGACAGGACTGGGAGGACGTCTACAGGCAG GTTAGTGAGTCCATCCTTGACAATGCCAGGCTAATGCTGCAGACAGAGAATGTGCAGGCCAACGCTGAGGACTTCAAGGACCG GTATGAGAATGAGCAGCCCTTCAGGAAAGCGGTGGAGGAGGAGATCAGCTCTCTGTACAAGGTGATTGACGACGCCAACCTGACCAAGTCAGACCTGGAGAGCCAGATGGACAGCATGAGGGCTGAGCTCCGAGACCTGGCCCGCAACCACGAGGAG GACGTGAGGGTGCTCTACAAACAGATGGCAGGCCGTGAGGTGGATGAGCCGGACTCTCCCATTGAGACCAATCTGGACCAGATACTGGCCTACATCCGCTCCCACTGGGAAAGAGTCATCGAGAAGAACCGTGCCGAGACCGATGCTTACCTGGAACACAAG caggAGGAGGGTGTGAGCAGTAAGCTGAGtcatgaggaggaggagctggagagtcTGAAGACGGAGTATAACGACGCTGGTTGTAAAATCCAGAGTCTGCAGGCCGAAACTGAGTCCATCAGAGCACTG AAGCGCGGTCTGGAGAACTCCCTGAACGACGCCAAGCATTGGCATGACATCGAGCTGCAGAACCTGGGATCCGTCATTGGCAAGCTGGAGTCAGAGCTGGGCGATGTCCGCGGCGACATTGAACAGCAACGCCGTGACTATGAGACGTTGCTAGGTAACAAAATGCGCTTGGAGCTGGAGATCGGCACCTACCACGGCATCTTGGATGGGGAGGAGAGCCGCTACCACCCCTCGAT GTGCACAGGTGCATCAGAGCCTGAGGGGGGACAAACTCCCCTTCCTCCCCATTCGGAGCCCCATGGCGGCCCAGCACCTCAAG GTTCCAACACATCTAGTTACTAG